The nucleotide sequence ACTCAATAACCTTGGCTCACCCTAAGAGGCAATTCATCTACCAAAAAGAGTATCAGCAGTTACAAAGAAATGGTTATTTAAATCACAATCTTTGAGGAGATAGCTGGGCGATAATATGGTCATCTTGCCCAGTTGCCCAACTCGCAAAGCGTTTGGCTAAGGGTGGTACGAATACTAATGGGTTGGAGAATCCGGAGAAAATATAGATGCCTTCGACATTATTAATAGCGCCGATGAGAGGAAGGCGATCGCTACTAAATGCTACCAAGCAATGATGCCAATTTCCTGGTAATTTCTCTATCGCAGGTAATATTTTTCCCACAGCAGCGCGGAGGTTGGCTTCGCTTTCAACCCCATCAATTTTTGCGTTGGGATCGGTGAGAACTCGGCTAATTTGTCCGATGCGTAAGCTACCGTTTTTAAACGGTATGGCACCTGCATCTAAAATGGGTGGCATTAGTTCATTATTGGGCTGATCCCATAGATGATCCAGTTCAGGTGTACTGGCTTCGGCTTCTAGTTGAAATCGTGTTGTATCCGCTAGCATTACCAGTGTACGCAAATGTATATCAACTGGCTCAGTTTCGATTAGTTCGGCATGGGTAAAATATAGCCTGATGGGAATATTAGCTGCTTTTAGTAAGGCGCGGCTGAAACCACCGGCACAGATGATGGTGTTAGCTGCATGGTAGGTTTCGGTTGCTGTTTTGACTCCGAGAATTTTTTCGCCTTCTCTGTTGAGTTCTACCACGCGATCGCAAAGAACTTCGCCCCCAAAACGGCGAAAGGCTTTGATGTATCCGGAGGTGGTTTTTTCTGTTTCAATATGACCGTGACGGACGGTTAAAGCAGACGCGATCGCATCCTTGTTTAGTAGCGGTTCCATTTCGCAAGCTTCCTCAACACTGAGTAAGCGCGGTGGAATAGCAAAACGAGCGTATGCTGCTACTTGTTCCGAGTTATCATCAGCAGCAATTGTTAAAATTAAGTCTAATTCGCGAAACTCAGTATCGCTATCTAATTCCTCTGATAAATGGCGGTGAATTTCGATACCTTCAGCGCACAATTGCCGCGTTAAATCTGTTGTCCCAGACCAATATGCCAACCCACCATAACTATAGCGCGTGGCATTTTGCGATGCGGCGTTTTGCTCTATTAACAGAACCGAAAAGCCTTTTTTTGCCAGTTCGTAACTTAGCGTTGCACCCGTAATACCGCCGCCAACTACAATCCAATCGTATGTTTTCATCATCTTTATGTAGCAAAAATGCGCTCATACCTTCAGTCTGAGGGCGTTTATCAACTTTTGCAAGTGGTTTAATGATATTCACCCAGTAGATTTACCATATTAGATATATTTGGCTAAGTTCTCTGGTTTATAAAATAATAGATAATGTGATTGAAGGCAAATTCTATGGAATTACAAATGCAAGGTTGCCCCTGCTGTTGGAACAAACGTTTATTTGCCTGGTTACTATCTACAGGTAATGCAAGCTACGAGAAACTGGTTTGCGATCGCAAACGCAACCTATTCGGAAACTTGCACGGGGATGTTTTGGAAATTGGCCCTGGAACTGGTGCTAACTTCCCCTATTATCCCAAAGATATGCGTTGGATTGGCATCGAGCCAAATCCCTATATGCACCCGTATCTCCAGAAAGAAGCAGAAAAGGTGGGCTTAAATAACGTTGATGTCCGCACGATCAGCGCTGAACGTTTGGAAGCTGAAGATAACAGTGTAGATGCAGTTGTTAGTACGTTGGTTTTGTGTTCAGTACCCAATTTAAAGGCTACTTTACAAGAAATTTTGCGAGTTCTCAAACCCGGCGGACGCTTCTTATTTATTGAACACGTCGCCGCCCCTAAAGGTACTTGGTTGAGACGGGTACAGGAGGGAGTTCGCCCGGTGTGGAAATTTCTGGCTGATGGTTGCGAACCAGCCCGCGAAACTTGGATAGCGTTAGAAAATGCTGGTTTTGAACATCTTGATTATGAAAGGTTTGAACCTTCAATTCCCATCGTCACTCCTCACATTTCGGGGGTGGGGATAAAGAAATGTTAAACTACTGTGCAACTGGCGCTGATATAATTGATTGAGATTCTAACACTGCTGCTACTCGTAAAATTAGCGCTTCATTGTAAGGTGCGGCGATAATTTGTACTCCTAAAGGTAGCCTATCGGGATGATGAATTGGGACGGATAAAACGGGTAATCCGATAAAAGATAGAGGCTGAGTATATAGTCCCAAATTAGGACGAACTAAGACTTCTTCTTCGCCAATTGTCATCTTTTCTTGACCAATTTTAGGGGCAAAGCAAGGAGTTGTGGGGGCGAGAATTATATCTACTTCGTTGAAGATTTCTCGAACGCGATCGCGATACCATTGTCGAAACCTTTGCGCTTGAATGTACCACGTTGCCGGAATTAAGGCACCAGCTAGAAAGCGATCGCGTGTTGCTGGATCGAAATCAAAAGGACGCGATCGCAAGGAATCCATATGGAAATTAGCGCCTTCTGCTGCTGTAATTATAAAAGCTGCTGCCCTTGCGCGATGGGGTTCCGGTATCGTCACAAATGTGGTGACATCCAACGCACTGGCAATTGTGGCGACTGCTTCTAAAGCCTCTAGTTCTGCACCTTTGGCAAAATAACCTTCAGCAACAGCAATTCGTAAACCTTCAACACCTTGATTTAATTGCGGTAAGCACAATTGAGGGGGACGCTTTGTACAAACGCGATCGCTCTCATCCGCTCCTTGAAGGATATCAAAAACTGCGGCAATGTCGCGCACAGAACGCGCAAAA is from Funiculus sociatus GB2-C1 and encodes:
- a CDS encoding FAD-dependent oxidoreductase, coding for MKTYDWIVVGGGITGATLSYELAKKGFSVLLIEQNAASQNATRYSYGGLAYWSGTTDLTRQLCAEGIEIHRHLSEELDSDTEFRELDLILTIAADDNSEQVAAYARFAIPPRLLSVEEACEMEPLLNKDAIASALTVRHGHIETEKTTSGYIKAFRRFGGEVLCDRVVELNREGEKILGVKTATETYHAANTIICAGGFSRALLKAANIPIRLYFTHAELIETEPVDIHLRTLVMLADTTRFQLEAEASTPELDHLWDQPNNELMPPILDAGAIPFKNGSLRIGQISRVLTDPNAKIDGVESEANLRAAVGKILPAIEKLPGNWHHCLVAFSSDRLPLIGAINNVEGIYIFSGFSNPLVFVPPLAKRFASWATGQDDHIIAQLSPQRL
- a CDS encoding class I SAM-dependent methyltransferase; the protein is MELQMQGCPCCWNKRLFAWLLSTGNASYEKLVCDRKRNLFGNLHGDVLEIGPGTGANFPYYPKDMRWIGIEPNPYMHPYLQKEAEKVGLNNVDVRTISAERLEAEDNSVDAVVSTLVLCSVPNLKATLQEILRVLKPGGRFLFIEHVAAPKGTWLRRVQEGVRPVWKFLADGCEPARETWIALENAGFEHLDYERFEPSIPIVTPHISGVGIKKC
- a CDS encoding AtzE family amidohydrolase: MSKAYPDATQIAEVVRGQEVSAKSVIAATLARIAEQNQTFNCFTTVTADTAMADASKIDEAIALGKDPGILAGVPFAVKNLFDIAGLTTLAGSKINAENPPATKDATAVAKLKQAGAVLVGALNMDEYAYGFVTENSHYGATRNPHDTTRVAGGSSGGSAAAVAAGLVPLTLGSDTNGSIRVPASLCGIFGFKPTYGRLSRSGAVLFSSSFDHIGPFARSVRDIAAVFDILQGADESDRVCTKRPPQLCLPQLNQGVEGLRIAVAEGYFAKGAELEALEAVATIASALDVTTFVTIPEPHRARAAAFIITAAEGANFHMDSLRSRPFDFDPATRDRFLAGALIPATWYIQAQRFRQWYRDRVREIFNEVDIILAPTTPCFAPKIGQEKMTIGEEEVLVRPNLGLYTQPLSFIGLPVLSVPIHHPDRLPLGVQIIAAPYNEALILRVAAVLESQSIISAPVAQ